In the Mesorhizobium sp. WSM2240 genome, GGGCGCAACGCGGCGGCAGTCGTTGCCGGAGCGCGGCCGCCGGTCTTCTTCTCGCGGCGAAAGATAGTCGAGACGGCGCTGGAGCGCTGGCATACCGAAGCGCTGGCCCGCGCATTGGCAAGGTTGCAGGATGCGGTGTTGCAGACCCGCAAACGGCCGAACCTTTCCACTGCCATCGCACGCCAGGCGCTGCTCGGCGTCGCCGTCGAAAGCGCCCGGCTCGCGCAACGAAACCGAAATTGATTAGCCGGCTAATCCAGCCGCTTCAGTGCTTCAGCCGGCGGCATAAATCATCGAGTTGCTCCAGCGTCTTATAGCCGATTCGCACCTCGCCCCCACGCTCGCGATGGGCGATGGCGACCTTCAGACCGGTCACGTCGGAGAGCAGCTTTTCCAGCGCCAGCGTATCGGCATCCTTGTCGCGCGGAGCGGATGGAGACGGTTCGCGCACGCTCTCGGCCGGCAACTGCGCCAGCGCCTCGGCCTGGCGCACCGACAGGCCATCCTCGACGATGCGCTTGGCGAGGCCCGCCGGGTCGGCGGCCGAGACCAGCGCGCGGGCATGGCCCGCGGACAAATCGCCATTGATGAGCATGTCGCGGATAACATCGGGCAGTTTGAGCAGGCGCAGCGTGTTGGCGACGTGGCTGCGGCTCTTGCCGATGACCTGACCAAGATCCGCCTGCGTGTAATTGTGCTCGTCGATCAGCTGCTGGTAACCGAGCGCCTCCTCGACCGGGTTAAGGTCGGTGCGCTGGACGTTTTCGATAATGGCGAGTTCAAGCGCCGTGCGATCGTTTACGTCCCGCACGATAACCGGAATCTGCGTCAAGCCGGCTCGTTGTGCGGCCCGCCAGCGCCGCTCGCCGGCGATGATCTCGTATCGCCCGGCTTCGCCCGAAGGGCGAACGACAACCGGCTGCACCACGCCGTGTTCGCGGATCGACTGGGCAAGATCCGCAAGATCGGCATCGCCGAAGTTGCGCCTCGGATTTCGTGGGTTCGGCGCGACGAACTCGATCGGAACTTGGCCGTCAGCCGGCGCCGCGCTTTTTTCCACCGTCGCCGGCCTGTCCATTTCGCCGATCAGCGCGGCGAGCCCGCGGCCCAGTCTTTTTCTAGAAGGATCGTCACTCATGGTCAGTCCAGACTGTTTCGTTCGCGAATCTGTTCATGCGGCGCGGAGTTTGCGTTCTTGTCGAATCACTTCGGATGCGAGCTGCAGATAGGCTTGGCTGCCCGAGCATTTCAGATCGTAGAGGATCGCCGGCTTGCCATGCGACGGCGCTTCCGAAACGCGGACATTGCGCGGAATGATCGTCTCGTAAACTTTCTCGCCCATATGGGCGCGCACGTCCTCGACGACCTGGTTGGCGAGATTGTTGCGACCGTCATACATGGTCAGCACGATGCCCTGTATCGAGAGGTCCGGATTGATCGAGCCGCGCACCTGTTCGACGGTTTCGAGCAACTGGCTCAAACCTTCCAGCGCGAAGAACTCGCATTGCAGCGGCACCAGAACCGAATCG is a window encoding:
- a CDS encoding ParB/RepB/Spo0J family partition protein, producing the protein MSDDPSRKRLGRGLAALIGEMDRPATVEKSAAPADGQVPIEFVAPNPRNPRRNFGDADLADLAQSIREHGVVQPVVVRPSGEAGRYEIIAGERRWRAAQRAGLTQIPVIVRDVNDRTALELAIIENVQRTDLNPVEEALGYQQLIDEHNYTQADLGQVIGKSRSHVANTLRLLKLPDVIRDMLINGDLSAGHARALVSAADPAGLAKRIVEDGLSVRQAEALAQLPAESVREPSPSAPRDKDADTLALEKLLSDVTGLKVAIAHRERGGEVRIGYKTLEQLDDLCRRLKH